The following coding sequences are from one Gammaproteobacteria bacterium window:
- the aceE gene encoding pyruvate dehydrogenase (acetyl-transferring), homodimeric type, with protein MANQNNSSDIDPIETKEWFDALSSVIKEEGKERAAFLVNALLAKAAATGIPVPTGLTTSHINTIPVDQEEKMPAEGPEAIALRALIRWNAVIMVLRAGEKDPALGGHLATYASAAILYEVGFNYFFRGRTENRLEDLVYIQGHSAPGIYARAFLEGRLSEEQLEHFRREMGGIGLSSYPHPFSMPDFWQFPTVSMGLGPLQAIYQARFLKYLENRGLLEHQGRKVWAFLGDGEMDEVDSLGGITVAAREQLDNLIFVVNCNLQRLDGPVRGNGHIMEELESLFRGAGWNVIKVVWGGRWDELLAKDKTGLLVKRMNECVDGEYQNFRAKDGAYVREHFFGKYPELLELVKDMSDEDIWHLNRGGHDPQKVYAAYAQAVKHQGQPTIILAKTIKGYGLGAAGEGQNIAHNAKKMAIADLKVFSKRFNLSIPEEKISALPFIRPDSKSPEIQFLQARREALGGYLPKRFHDAPSLETPPLSLFDAVLKGSEDREISTTMAFVRVLMALLKDKNINQHIVPIVADESRTFGMEGLFRQIGIYSVVGQLYEPEDKAQVMYYRESKDGQILQEGLSEAGSFCSWLAAGTSYSSNALQMIPFYIFYSMFGFQRIGDYAWAAGDIRARGFLLGSLAGRTTLAGEGLQHDDGHSLILSSVIPSCISYDPTFGYEVAVIIQHGLQRMCRDQEDVYYYLTLMNENYTHPAMPKGVEEGIIKGLYLLQKGDAKAKLKVQLLGSGAILREVIAAAKLLAEYGVSADVWSATSMTELRREALAVERYNRLHPKATPKVSYVTSCLQKSKGPVIAATDYMKLYADQIRAFVPRAYHVLGTDGYGPSDTRHYLREHFEVSAQHIAYTALLALANENQITEAQLMKAQKKLGINADAPDPARV; from the coding sequence ATGGCAAATCAAAACAATTCCTCTGATATAGATCCAATTGAAACTAAAGAATGGTTCGATGCGCTCTCATCAGTCATCAAAGAAGAGGGCAAAGAACGGGCAGCGTTTTTAGTCAACGCCTTATTGGCTAAAGCGGCAGCTACGGGTATACCAGTGCCGACAGGTCTGACCACTTCACACATCAATACCATACCTGTAGATCAAGAAGAAAAAATGCCCGCTGAAGGTCCAGAAGCGATAGCGCTACGTGCACTCATCCGTTGGAATGCCGTGATTATGGTATTGCGTGCCGGAGAAAAAGATCCAGCATTAGGGGGACACCTGGCCACTTATGCCTCCGCAGCCATTTTATACGAAGTCGGTTTTAACTACTTTTTCCGTGGCCGTACGGAAAATCGTCTTGAAGACCTGGTATATATCCAGGGACACTCTGCCCCCGGCATCTATGCGCGCGCCTTTTTAGAAGGCCGTCTCAGCGAAGAACAATTAGAGCATTTCCGTCGTGAAATGGGTGGCATTGGCCTTTCTTCCTATCCGCATCCTTTTTCTATGCCGGATTTTTGGCAGTTCCCCACGGTTTCCATGGGCTTAGGTCCATTGCAAGCCATTTATCAGGCACGTTTTCTGAAATATCTTGAAAACCGTGGTTTGCTAGAGCATCAGGGCCGTAAAGTCTGGGCGTTTCTGGGTGATGGCGAAATGGATGAGGTGGATTCATTAGGTGGCATCACCGTTGCTGCCCGTGAGCAGCTGGATAATTTGATTTTTGTCGTGAATTGCAATCTGCAGCGCTTGGATGGTCCGGTGCGAGGCAATGGCCATATCATGGAAGAGCTAGAAAGCTTGTTCCGTGGTGCCGGCTGGAATGTTATTAAAGTCGTCTGGGGCGGTCGTTGGGATGAATTGCTCGCCAAAGATAAAACCGGACTACTAGTCAAGCGCATGAATGAATGCGTGGATGGTGAATACCAGAATTTCCGCGCTAAAGATGGTGCTTATGTGCGTGAACATTTTTTTGGTAAATATCCTGAGCTCCTGGAATTAGTCAAAGACATGTCTGATGAGGATATTTGGCATTTAAATCGTGGTGGTCACGATCCGCAAAAAGTTTATGCAGCTTATGCGCAAGCAGTGAAACACCAAGGTCAGCCTACCATCATTCTTGCTAAAACGATTAAAGGTTATGGGTTGGGTGCAGCCGGTGAAGGACAAAATATTGCGCATAATGCCAAAAAAATGGCCATTGCTGATCTCAAAGTGTTCAGTAAACGTTTTAATTTATCGATACCAGAAGAAAAAATTTCTGCTTTGCCATTTATTCGTCCAGATAGCAAAAGCCCCGAAATCCAATTTTTGCAGGCGCGTCGTGAAGCTTTAGGGGGTTATTTACCTAAACGTTTCCATGATGCGCCTAGCTTGGAAACACCGCCCTTATCCTTATTCGATGCCGTGTTAAAGGGTTCAGAAGATAGGGAAATCTCTACTACCATGGCTTTTGTCAGAGTGTTGATGGCGTTGCTGAAAGATAAAAATATTAATCAGCATATTGTGCCGATTGTGGCCGATGAATCACGAACCTTTGGCATGGAAGGTTTGTTCCGACAGATCGGCATTTATTCTGTGGTCGGCCAATTATATGAGCCAGAAGACAAGGCACAAGTCATGTATTATCGCGAAAGCAAAGACGGCCAAATTCTGCAAGAAGGTTTAAGCGAAGCTGGCTCTTTCTGCTCTTGGTTGGCTGCTGGTACTTCTTACAGTAGCAATGCCTTGCAGATGATTCCGTTTTATATTTTCTATTCGATGTTTGGTTTCCAGCGCATTGGTGATTATGCTTGGGCGGCCGGCGATATACGTGCACGCGGCTTTTTGTTAGGCAGCCTTGCCGGGCGTACGACGCTGGCCGGCGAAGGTTTGCAGCATGATGATGGTCACAGCTTAATTCTTTCCAGTGTGATACCAAGTTGCATCAGCTATGATCCAACTTTTGGTTATGAAGTGGCAGTTATCATACAACATGGGTTGCAGCGTATGTGTCGCGATCAGGAAGATGTTTATTATTATTTAACCTTGATGAATGAGAATTACACCCATCCGGCTATGCCCAAAGGCGTGGAAGAAGGGATTATCAAAGGGCTTTATCTGTTGCAGAAAGGTGATGCTAAAGCGAAGCTGAAAGTACAATTGCTGGGTTCTGGCGCTATTTTGCGTGAAGTGATTGCTGCTGCTAAATTGTTAGCTGAGTATGGCGTTAGCGCCGATGTGTGGAGCGCGACCAGCATGACTGAGTTGCGTCGTGAGGCGTTGGCAGTGGAGCGTTATAACCGCTTGCATCCTAAGGCCACCCCCAAAGTGAGTTATGTGACTTCGTGTCTACAGAAGTCAAAAGGCCCAGTCATTGCAGCCACAGATTATATGAAATTATACGCCGACCAGATTCGCGCCTTTGTTCCTCGCGCATACCATGTATTGGGTACAGACGGCTATGGTCCTAGCGATACACGCCATTATTTACGCGAGCATTTTGAAGTCAGTGCGCAACATATTGCTTATACTGCGCTTTTAGCGTTGGCAAATGAAAATCAGATTACTGAAGCGCAGTTAATGAAAGCGCAGAAAAAGCTGGGTATAAACGCGGATGCACCTGATCCGGCACGGGTTTAA
- the adk gene encoding adenylate kinase: MHIILLGSPGAGKGTQARLIAKKYHIPQIATGDMLRAAVEAKTPLGEMAKQEMDSGKLVSDDIIIALVKERLREPDCEQGFLFDGFPRTLVQAEALKSAQIHIDHVVEIYVPDSEIIRRMSGRLVHPQSGRVYHLEYHPPKVPGKDDMTGEPLISRDDDAEETVRKRLLVYHQQTEPLLAYYHEWSRQSGLVPRFTQVSGIGSVEEVQRRIVEALG; the protein is encoded by the coding sequence ATGCATATTATTTTATTGGGCAGTCCGGGGGCGGGTAAAGGAACTCAGGCGCGTCTTATTGCAAAAAAATATCATATACCGCAAATTGCCACCGGAGACATGTTGCGTGCTGCAGTCGAAGCGAAAACGCCGCTGGGTGAGATGGCGAAACAAGAGATGGATAGTGGCAAATTGGTTTCTGATGACATTATTATTGCTTTGGTTAAAGAGCGTTTACGTGAGCCTGATTGTGAGCAGGGGTTTTTGTTTGATGGATTTCCGCGTACTTTAGTGCAGGCGGAGGCGTTAAAATCTGCGCAGATTCATATCGATCATGTGGTGGAAATTTATGTGCCGGATAGTGAGATTATTCGGCGAATGAGTGGGCGCTTAGTGCATCCGCAATCAGGTCGTGTATATCATTTGGAGTATCATCCGCCTAAGGTACCAGGAAAAGATGATATGACCGGTGAACCTTTGATATCACGTGATGATGATGCGGAAGAAACGGTGCGTAAGCGTCTTTTAGTTTATCATCAGCAGACTGAGCCGTTGCTGGCTTATTATCATGAATGGTCAAGACAATCGGGTTTGGTTCCGAGGTTTACCCAAGTTTCAGGGATAGGATCAGTGGAGGAGGTGCAGCGGCGGATAGTGGAGGCTTTGGGTTAG
- the ampE gene encoding regulatory signaling modulator protein AmpE, with translation MILFVILICLGLQHFSASQRYDHFSLFKIYSQTGTRMLAQLPVKNGWVALILLLIPVLIVVAGINYILSGIWFNSLNFLFNLAVLYYCLGAYNRRRQLQNYVEALEKDDLQAAYYDAGEFLKAPMPTDRVTLIRQVTRQIFCQADRYIFSVLFWYILLGPTAVLIYMLTDYLSNLDSLAELPIVLAIRQAATIFLAILAWIPARISGFSYALVGHFAYAISAWRKDLWTPLALDFASEIGLAALELTKEDTVSADVEENKRALDLVEKAIILWLAVIAVLTLFSWIT, from the coding sequence ATGATTTTATTTGTTATTTTAATTTGTCTGGGATTGCAGCATTTCTCTGCATCTCAGCGCTATGACCATTTTTCTCTATTTAAAATTTATTCGCAGACTGGGACGCGGATGCTAGCGCAATTACCGGTAAAAAACGGCTGGGTTGCACTCATTTTATTATTAATACCCGTGTTAATAGTTGTAGCTGGAATCAATTATATTTTAAGTGGCATATGGTTTAACTCACTGAATTTTTTATTTAACTTAGCCGTATTGTACTATTGCTTAGGTGCATACAATAGGCGTAGGCAATTGCAGAATTACGTCGAGGCACTAGAAAAAGACGACCTGCAGGCAGCTTATTATGATGCAGGCGAATTTTTAAAAGCTCCCATGCCGACCGATCGTGTGACGCTTATTCGCCAGGTGACCAGGCAGATATTTTGTCAGGCAGATCGATATATTTTTTCAGTTTTGTTCTGGTATATTTTACTCGGTCCTACGGCTGTTTTGATCTATATGCTCACGGATTATTTATCCAATCTGGATAGTTTGGCGGAACTACCTATTGTTCTTGCTATTAGGCAGGCCGCAACGATTTTTCTTGCGATTTTAGCCTGGATTCCGGCTCGAATCAGTGGCTTTAGCTATGCATTGGTTGGGCATTTTGCTTATGCTATCTCCGCTTGGCGCAAGGACTTATGGACGCCTCTCGCGCTTGATTTTGCCTCTGAGATAGGGCTTGCTGCTTTGGAGTTGACTAAAGAAGATACAGTCAGTGCCGATGTAGAAGAAAATAAACGTGCGCTGGATTTGGTAGAAAAGGCTATTATATTGTGGTTAGCTGTCATCGCGGTGTTGACGCTGTTTTCCTGGATAACTTGA
- a CDS encoding DUF2147 domain-containing protein produces MKAMSPVFKLFFTVCAAVMLFAIPAHGENSYSPVGYWQTYDEDTNQPTSILHVWENKGVLQGKVVKIFGNQSAVCSACSGSQHNQPVMGMMVMWGFTKHDNVWTNGKILAIKRGKVYNADLALTDAGQKMTVRVSVFGSKHELHWTRAQNWK; encoded by the coding sequence ATGAAAGCAATGAGTCCTGTTTTTAAGTTGTTTTTTACAGTTTGTGCTGCAGTGATGTTGTTTGCTATTCCGGCTCATGGTGAGAACAGTTATTCTCCTGTTGGTTACTGGCAAACCTATGATGAAGACACAAATCAGCCTACCAGTATTCTGCATGTTTGGGAAAATAAAGGTGTATTACAAGGGAAGGTGGTAAAAATTTTTGGTAACCAGTCCGCAGTTTGTTCTGCATGTTCTGGTAGTCAACATAATCAGCCAGTCATGGGTATGATGGTTATGTGGGGTTTTACTAAACATGATAATGTTTGGACTAATGGAAAAATTTTGGCAATCAAAAGAGGTAAGGTATATAACGCTGATTTAGCTTTAACCGATGCAGGACAAAAAATGACCGTCAGAGTTTCAGTTTTCGGCAGTAAACATGAGTTGCATTGGACACGCGCTCAGAATTGGAAATAA
- a CDS encoding PH domain-containing protein, giving the protein MTYIDKNLMQDEVIIYPVRPHWIIFSRSAFWLVLAILIFFISAMYPIGHYRFLGLPQLYQLVPLILLCAAVIAFIPAFVKYKSTEFVITNKRILLKKGFIRRTTNEILLSRIESISVYQTLVGRMFNYGTILISGTGGSKDPFMDLPDPAFLRNKVQEQIERL; this is encoded by the coding sequence ATGACCTACATCGATAAAAATCTCATGCAGGATGAAGTGATTATCTACCCTGTTCGACCGCACTGGATTATTTTTTCCCGCTCCGCCTTTTGGCTAGTACTGGCCATACTGATATTTTTTATCAGCGCCATGTACCCTATAGGCCATTATCGATTTCTCGGTCTGCCGCAATTATATCAGCTTGTCCCTCTGATTTTACTGTGTGCCGCCGTGATTGCTTTTATACCTGCCTTTGTCAAATATAAATCCACAGAATTTGTCATTACCAATAAACGTATTTTGTTGAAAAAAGGCTTTATACGCCGCACCACCAATGAGATTTTATTATCACGCATTGAAAGCATCAGTGTTTATCAAACATTAGTCGGCAGAATGTTTAATTATGGCACTATACTGATTAGCGGCACCGGCGGCAGCAAAGATCCATTTATGGATTTACCTGATCCGGCATTTTTACGTAATAAGGTGCAAGAACAAATTGAAAGATTATAA
- the parC gene encoding DNA topoisomerase IV subunit A — MTTENIENQPLRQFTEKAYLDYSMYVILDRALPQIGDGLKPVQRRIIYAMSELGLKNTAKHKKSARTVGDVLGKYHPHGDSACYEAMVLMAQDFSYRYPLIDGQGNWGSPDDPKSFAAMRYTESRLTPYAQLLLDELEQGTVEWVPNFDGTLEEPRLLPARLPNILLNGTTGIAVGMATDIPPHNLKEVANACIHLLDNPNATLKDLCGFVKGPDFPTEAEIITSPQDIQEVYKTGNGSLRMRAVYTRENGDIVITALPHQTSGSKVLEQIAEQMQAKKLPMIEDLRDESNHENPTRLIIVPRSNRVDVEALMAHLFATTDLERNYRINLNMIGLDGKPQVKNLRMILGEWLEFRTQTVRLRLQYRLDKVLARLHILAGLLIAYLNIDEVIHIIRHEDQPKSVLMARFDLSDIQAEAILELKLRHLAKLEEIQIRTEQDELAKERDHLNGLLKSKAKLQALIRKELAQDAEKFGDARRSPIVKRTEAKALAEESLVTSEPVTVVLSQKGWIRAGKGHEIDGTTLSYRAGDEFQAETRGRSNQPVIILDSSGRSYSLPAHSLPSARGQGEPLTSRLKPEPNVNFVTVIMGETEQLYLLASDAGYGFVAKLGDLYSKNRAGKTVLKIPAGAQILPPRLITEYEQQLIVATSNEGRMLVFPLKNLPQLPRGKGNKIIAISPAKIANHTEFVTDMAIINTNSAITLHAGKRKLLMKPSDLAHYHGERGRRGQKLPRGFERVERIEVD, encoded by the coding sequence ATGACGACAGAAAATATCGAAAACCAGCCATTACGGCAATTTACCGAGAAGGCATATCTCGACTATTCGATGTATGTCATCCTTGACCGCGCCTTGCCACAAATTGGTGACGGCTTAAAACCTGTGCAACGCCGCATCATTTACGCCATGTCCGAATTGGGACTGAAAAATACCGCCAAACATAAAAAATCTGCACGCACCGTCGGCGATGTCTTAGGTAAATATCACCCACACGGCGACTCCGCTTGCTATGAGGCCATGGTACTCATGGCACAAGACTTCTCCTATCGTTATCCCTTAATTGACGGTCAAGGCAACTGGGGCTCACCTGATGATCCCAAATCTTTTGCCGCCATGCGTTACACCGAATCACGCCTCACACCTTACGCGCAATTATTGTTAGATGAATTAGAACAAGGCACCGTCGAATGGGTGCCCAATTTCGATGGCACGCTAGAAGAACCACGTTTACTTCCAGCGCGACTACCCAACATCCTATTAAACGGCACCACTGGTATCGCCGTAGGCATGGCGACCGACATCCCGCCGCACAATCTCAAAGAAGTCGCCAATGCCTGCATCCATTTACTCGATAATCCCAATGCCACCCTAAAAGACCTGTGTGGTTTTGTTAAAGGACCTGATTTCCCCACAGAAGCTGAAATCATCACCTCGCCGCAAGATATCCAAGAAGTTTATAAAACCGGCAACGGCAGTCTACGCATGCGCGCTGTTTACACCCGCGAAAACGGTGATATCGTTATCACCGCGCTACCACATCAAACCTCCGGCTCCAAAGTGCTTGAACAAATTGCCGAACAGATGCAAGCCAAAAAACTGCCGATGATAGAAGATTTACGCGATGAATCCAACCATGAAAATCCCACACGCCTCATCATTGTGCCCCGCTCCAATCGCGTCGATGTCGAAGCCTTAATGGCACATTTATTTGCCACCACGGATTTAGAACGCAACTACCGCATTAATCTGAATATGATTGGATTAGACGGCAAACCACAAGTGAAAAATCTGCGCATGATTCTTGGCGAGTGGTTAGAATTCCGCACCCAAACTGTGCGTTTGCGCTTGCAGTATCGCTTAGATAAAGTGCTGGCACGGTTACATATTTTAGCGGGTTTACTCATCGCTTATCTTAATATTGATGAAGTCATACATATCATCCGCCATGAAGATCAGCCTAAATCGGTATTAATGGCGCGATTTGATCTCAGCGACATACAAGCCGAAGCGATTTTAGAATTGAAATTGCGCCACTTGGCCAAATTGGAAGAAATACAAATTCGCACTGAACAAGATGAACTAGCCAAAGAACGCGATCATTTAAACGGCTTGCTGAAATCAAAAGCTAAATTACAGGCATTAATACGCAAAGAGTTAGCACAGGATGCGGAAAAATTTGGCGATGCCCGCCGCTCTCCTATTGTTAAACGCACCGAAGCCAAAGCGCTCGCTGAAGAATCGCTAGTCACATCTGAACCGGTGACAGTGGTACTATCACAAAAAGGCTGGATACGTGCCGGTAAAGGCCATGAAATAGACGGTACGACTTTAAGTTACCGCGCGGGTGATGAATTCCAAGCTGAAACTCGCGGTCGCAGCAATCAACCGGTGATTATATTGGATTCAAGTGGCCGCAGCTATTCACTTCCCGCCCACAGTTTACCTTCCGCTCGCGGCCAGGGTGAACCGCTAACCAGCCGCTTAAAGCCTGAACCCAATGTGAATTTTGTTACGGTGATTATGGGTGAGACTGAACAACTTTATTTGTTAGCCTCAGATGCAGGTTACGGATTTGTAGCCAAGCTGGGTGATTTATATAGTAAAAATCGCGCCGGCAAGACCGTGCTCAAAATACCTGCAGGCGCGCAAATTCTCCCGCCGCGTTTGATTACTGAATATGAACAACAGCTGATTGTCGCCACCAGTAATGAAGGTCGTATGCTGGTATTTCCTTTAAAAAATTTACCGCAATTACCTCGCGGCAAGGGGAATAAAATTATCGCGATATCTCCAGCTAAAATTGCCAACCATACAGAATTTGTAACCGATATGGCTATCATCAATACCAACAGCGCAATCACCTTGCATGCCGGTAAACGCAAACTATTGATGAAGCCCAGTGATTTAGCACATTATCATGGCGAACGCGGCCGCCGCGGACAGAAACTGCCACGCGGATTTGAACGGGTGGAACGGATTGAGGTGGATTAG
- the glpD gene encoding glycerol-3-phosphate dehydrogenase → MPTSDIIDLFIIGGGVNGAGIAADAAGRGLKVTLCEQNDLASATSSKSSKLIHGGLRYLEYYEFRLVREALKEREVLLKKAPHIVQPLSFIMPHNAQLKPAWMLRLGLFLYDHLGKRKVLPASSAINFTQHSAGQILKKTFNRGFSYADCWVDDARLVVLNALQARQLGATILTRTRVVSGARQKDHWVMEVVNAHGQSQVIKAKVLINAAGPWVESVIHQNLKLNSKNHVTLVKGSHIVVPRLYPEDYAFILTNIDNRVIFVIPYLGKYSLIGTTDIAFQGDPAKAEISAEEIDYLLTAVNRYFEQSITREQIVWTYAGVRPLHSENTSNVSAITRDYTLELNHDAQQAPLLSVFGGKITTYRKLAEHALQDLQRFFPHATSSWTKDAPLPGGDLPNADFSSFYKQLQQQYPWLPAELAYRYARSYGTLCQRFLNNAHNLSDLGQHFGAGLYEAEVAYLMENEWAETVEDILWRRTKLGLALSPQEVELLNQHITET, encoded by the coding sequence ATGCCCACATCTGATATTATCGATTTATTCATCATTGGCGGCGGTGTCAACGGCGCCGGTATTGCCGCAGATGCCGCAGGTCGCGGCTTAAAAGTAACCTTGTGCGAACAAAATGACCTGGCCAGCGCCACCTCATCCAAAAGCAGCAAACTCATACACGGCGGTTTACGCTACCTCGAATATTATGAATTCCGCTTGGTCAGAGAAGCACTAAAGGAACGCGAGGTACTTCTTAAAAAAGCGCCACATATTGTTCAGCCGCTTAGTTTCATCATGCCACACAATGCGCAACTGAAACCAGCCTGGATGTTGCGATTAGGATTATTTCTCTACGATCATTTAGGAAAGCGCAAGGTTCTTCCGGCCTCTTCTGCCATAAATTTTACACAGCATAGCGCAGGACAAATATTGAAAAAAACCTTCAACCGTGGATTTAGCTATGCCGATTGCTGGGTAGATGATGCACGTTTAGTCGTACTCAATGCACTGCAAGCACGACAACTGGGGGCCACCATACTTACGCGGACACGCGTAGTTTCAGGAGCACGCCAAAAGGATCATTGGGTCATGGAAGTGGTCAATGCCCATGGCCAAAGCCAAGTAATAAAAGCCAAGGTTTTGATTAATGCGGCAGGACCCTGGGTAGAATCCGTCATTCATCAAAACCTGAAATTAAACTCAAAAAACCATGTCACCTTGGTTAAAGGCAGCCACATTGTCGTACCACGTTTATATCCAGAAGATTATGCGTTTATTCTGACGAATATAGACAATCGCGTGATTTTTGTGATTCCTTATTTGGGGAAATATAGTTTAATCGGTACCACTGATATTGCTTTTCAGGGCGATCCTGCTAAAGCTGAAATCTCAGCAGAAGAAATTGATTACTTACTTACAGCAGTCAATCGTTATTTTGAACAATCTATCACTCGTGAACAAATTGTTTGGACATACGCCGGCGTCAGACCTTTACACAGCGAAAATACCAGCAATGTATCAGCCATTACACGCGACTATACTTTAGAATTAAATCACGATGCGCAACAAGCGCCCTTACTTTCTGTTTTTGGCGGCAAAATCACCACCTATCGTAAGCTTGCCGAGCATGCCTTACAGGATTTGCAGAGATTTTTTCCCCATGCCACTTCCAGTTGGACGAAAGATGCGCCCTTACCTGGTGGAGATCTACCTAATGCGGATTTTTCCAGCTTTTATAAACAACTCCAACAACAATATCCTTGGCTGCCTGCTGAGCTTGCTTATCGTTATGCGCGCAGTTACGGTACGCTGTGCCAGCGGTTTTTAAATAATGCACATAATCTATCTGATTTAGGCCAGCACTTCGGCGCTGGATTATATGAAGCGGAGGTGGCTTATCTGATGGAAAATGAATGGGCGGAAACGGTTGAAGATATTTTATGGCGGCGAACTAAATTGGGGTTGGCGTTGTCGCCACAAGAAGTAGAATTATTGAATCAGCACATCACCGAAACGTAA
- a CDS encoding cation:proton antiporter: MHENILFFSIFLIFTGAAIFSTVALYTRQSLLVAYMILGVALGPWGLGWVTNAVLIQNIGDVGIVFLLFLLGLHLHPQSLLHLLKKVSWVALVSSVIFLLLGLAVGWLFHYTWMESVIIGACAMFSSTIIGLKLLPTTVLHHQHTGEVMIGILLLQDLIAILTLLFVHSASLGNVSWIMMSLKFLQLPFLIVFAFIFERFVLRKLFRRFDRIREYMFLLAIAWCLSLAQLANMMGLSAEIGAFTAGVSIATSPIAVYIAESLKPVRDFFLVLFFFAIGASFNVGYFHQVAIPALLLAVLLLLAKPWVFRILLMQVGESKSVAGEIGVRLGQISEFSILLVYISVQESLISQAASSLVQLVTMLTFIVSSYLVVLRYPTPVAISDRLRRD, encoded by the coding sequence ATGCATGAAAATATTCTGTTTTTCTCTATATTTCTTATTTTTACGGGTGCCGCCATTTTTTCAACCGTGGCATTGTATACCCGCCAATCTTTATTAGTCGCCTATATGATATTGGGCGTGGCGTTAGGTCCTTGGGGATTGGGTTGGGTTACCAATGCTGTTTTGATACAAAACATTGGCGATGTTGGCATTGTCTTTTTGCTGTTTCTCCTAGGTCTACATTTACATCCGCAAAGCTTATTACATCTATTAAAAAAGGTCAGCTGGGTGGCATTGGTCAGTTCCGTAATTTTTTTATTATTAGGCTTGGCTGTGGGTTGGCTTTTTCATTATACCTGGATGGAAAGTGTCATTATTGGGGCTTGTGCGATGTTTTCCAGTACCATTATCGGTTTAAAGTTGTTGCCCACGACTGTTTTGCATCACCAGCATACGGGTGAGGTGATGATTGGCATTTTGCTGTTGCAGGATTTAATCGCCATATTAACGCTGTTGTTTGTGCATAGCGCATCACTGGGGAATGTGAGTTGGATAATGATGAGTCTTAAGTTTTTGCAATTACCCTTTCTCATAGTGTTTGCTTTTATTTTTGAGCGCTTTGTATTGCGTAAATTATTTCGACGTTTTGATCGAATCCGGGAATATATGTTTTTGCTAGCGATTGCCTGGTGCTTGAGTTTGGCGCAGTTGGCCAATATGATGGGTTTATCTGCTGAGATCGGCGCATTTACTGCCGGTGTTTCTATCGCCACCAGCCCAATTGCAGTTTATATCGCGGAAAGCTTAAAGCCGGTGCGGGATTTTTTCTTGGTGTTGTTTTTTTTCGCCATCGGTGCAAGTTTTAATGTAGGCTATTTTCACCAAGTAGCCATTCCGGCGTTATTGTTGGCAGTACTGTTGCTATTGGCCAAGCCGTGGGTATTCCGTATTCTCTTGATGCAGGTGGGGGAATCAAAATCTGTAGCAGGGGAGATCGGGGTGCGCTTAGGTCAGATTAGTGAGTTTTCTATATTGCTGGTTTATATCAGTGTGCAGGAGTCACTCATCAGCCAGGCTGCCTCCAGTCTGGTGCAGCTGGTGACCATGTTGACGTTTATCGTATCTTCCTATCTGGTGGTATTGCGCTATCCGACGCCAGTTGCGATATCAGATAGATTACGTCGTGATTAA